The genomic DNA GTCGAAGAACTTGTGGAATTTTTATATAGTGCTGCTGATAATGACCAAGTACTTTTTCAACAATTGGTCAACGGATTAAAAAAATCTGTCGATAAAGCAGAGCAGAAAGTCTTGGCGAAAGGCAAACCAGTATCTGATCCTTTAGTGGAGGAAGTGGATGCACTAGTTGATTTATTGTATTTTACTTATGGTTCGTTTTGCTTAATGGGCGTCAATCCAACAAAAATTATTGAAATCGTTCATCAAGCCAATATGGGGAAATTATTTCCAGATGGGCAGCCACATTATGATCCAGAAACAAATAAAGTATTAAAACCTGAAAATTGGGAACAAGATTTTGCGCCAGAAGCTAAAATTAAAGCGGAAATTCAACGCCAATTGAAAATTACTGAAACCAATGAAAAAGACGAATGAGAAAACTCATTCGTCTTTTTCATTAATCATGGAAGAACGTCCGATATAAGGCTTTGATGGCTTTTTCTTCTTGTTCTTTTTTGATACCAAACATAATACTTACTTCCGAAGATCCTTGGTTAATCATTTCTAAGTTGATTTTTTCTTTGGCTAACGCCATTGTACTTTCAGCAGTAACCCCAATTCGTTGGCGCATGCCTTCCCCGACAATCATAATCATAGAAAGGTGATGCGTGATGCGTAACTCGTCAGGCGCTAAAACTTCTTGGAGTTGAGCCATCAGTCGATTTTCAATTTCAGTTGTTAACTGGTCTTCTCTTAAAACAATCGTGATGTCATCAATTCCTGAGGGCATATGCTCATAGCTTAAGGCTAATTTTTCTAGTACTTCTAAAAGCCGTCGCCCAAAACCTAACTCTCTATTCATTAAATACTTACTAATGTAAATACTTGCGAACCCTTGATCACTAGCAATTCCTACAACAGGGGCATGCTTTACTTTGCGAGAGGTGGTAATTAGGGTGCCAGGATGATGTGGGTTGTTGGTATTTTTGATAACGACTGGAATATTTGCGCGATAGGCAGGCATTAAGGCTTCGTCGTGGAGGACGGCAAAGCCTGCATAAGCTAACTCCCGCATTTCTCTGTAGGTCAATTCTTGAATCGTTTGAGGCTGTTCAATAATTCCAGGATGGGCGACATAAATTCCGTCCACATCGGTAAAGTTTTCATACAAATCTGCTTGAACACCTGCGGCAACAATGGACCCTGTGATATCGGAACCGCCACGAGAAAAAGTACAAATTTCGCCGGCTTCTGTATAACCAAAGAAACCTGGAATAACCAAGATTTGTTGAGTCTCACGATAGACACTAATTTTCTCTAAAGCTTTTGGTAAAATGCGAGCATTGCCTGGTTCAGGTGTCACCAGGAGACCCAATTCTTTTGGACTAATGTAGCGAGCATCTAAGCCATTTTGCTTGAAAAAACTGGCAACAACTTTTGCATTATTGTCCTCGCCACTAGCTAAAAAATAGTCAAATAAAAAAGTATTGTTTTCTTTTGGTAAAGTGGCTAATTGGCGAATCGAAATAGCAATATCAGCTAAAACTGCTTTATCCAAGTGTAATTCATCAAAAAGATCTTCATAACGACGAATGATGGCAGAGATTGTCGATTCAATGTCCTCATTATTTAAGTAGCGCTGATAGTATTGAATCAATAAATCAGTGACTTTAATATCTTGCGGGGTTCGCTTTCCAGGAGCGGATACAACGACAAACGTTCGGCGCGGCTCTTCCTTGACGATTTGTAAGACTTTCTGTAACTGTGGTGCTGATGCTAGCGAGCTACCGCCGAATTTAACTACGTTCACGTTTATCACTCCTGTTTTTAATTATTTTCTCATTTGTAGATTAGTAAAAGGATACCGAAAAACATTTAGAAAAGCAACCACTTATTTTCAGAAAGTTAGGAAATCATGAAAATATTTGTTCTTCATTTTTCCTTAAAATTTTGTTAAACTGTAAAGATATGAGTCGTAACGAAGGAGTTAAATAGTATGACAGAATCCAAAACTGCCATTATTTTTGATATGGACGGTGTCCTAGTAGATAGCGAAGCTTATTATTATGAGCGACGTAAAGCATTTTTAGCGGAATTTGATTTGACCATTGAGGGCCTAACCTTGCCAGAATTAGTCGGTGCGGATATGCGTTCATTATGGCAAAAGATTGAACAAGTCAACAAAAAAGAGCTAGATATTGCTTTTTTAAATGAACAATACATAGCCTATAAAAAAGCGCATCCGATAGATTATTTAGCTGTGCTTGATGAAAATGCGAAACGTGTTTTACAATTTTTAAAAAGACAAGGCTATAAAATCGGATTAGCTTCTTCTTCCACAAAAGACGCAATTGAAGAGGTTTTGACAGTGGGGCAATTAAGTAGTTATTTTGATGCGGTCGTGAGTGGGGAAGATTTCGAAGAAAGTAAACCGGCGCCGGATATTTATCTGCACACGTTACAAGAATTAGCTGTTGCGCCACAGGAATGTATAGCCATTGAAGATTCAGAAAAAGGCATTGCCTCTGCCAAAGAAGCTGGGCTAGAAGTTTGGGCTATGCGCGATGAACACTTTGGGATGGATCAAAGTCAAGCGGATGCCTTCTTAACACAACTAAGTGATATTTGTAAAAAAATTAGTGAAAATCGGATCGATGAAAGCAGTGAATCAACCCCTTCGTAAGAAGATCGCGGGTTTTCTTAAAAAAGTTTGTTATAACTAGTGAATGAATATACAGTTTGTGCTATAATTTTCTATAGGTATTTCTGCAAGAATGCCCTTTTTCAAGGGTCAGGAACAATAGATAACCGTGTGAAGAGAACAAACAACCTTTCTTTTATTATAGAAAAATTATCGGAGGAGCCAAAATGAAGAATAATTGGATTATCATTTTAGTACTAGTAATCGTTATTATTGCTGCGGTGCTATACTTAATTGGTTATTTTATGCGCAAAAAAAATCAAGAACAATTAGATGAATTAGAAGTTCGTAAAGAAGCCCTGTTTGACTTGCCAGTCTTTGAAGAAATCGATGACATTAAAAAAATGCATCTAGTTGGACAGAGTCAAAATAGTTTCCGTGAATGGAATCAACGTTGGGTAGAACTATCGACGCGTTCTTTCGCCGAACTAGAGAGTCAAATTTATGAAGTCGAAAATCAAAATGAAATTTTCCGTTTCATGAAAGCGAAGAAAGCAGTCGTGGAAGCGAATGAAACGATGACCGAAATGGAAGCCGAAGTGGAAGTCATTCGTAATGGCTTGAAAGAATTACGTGAAAGTGAAGAGCGCAATTCATTAGAAGTTCAAAAAGCTTTGGATGTCTATGAAGAATTAAGTAAATCACTAAAAGATGATAAAGCTAGCTTTGGTCCAGCTTACTCCGAAATCCAAAAACAATTAAGAAACGTCGAAATTGAATTCACACAATTTGTCACACTAAATACATCGGGGGACCCAATCGAGGCTCGAGAAGTCCTAGAAGATGCGGAACGTCATACGTATGAATTGGAAGACTTAATGAAACGGATTCCACCAATGTATGAAGAATTAAATGAAACTTTCCCAGATCAATTAAAAGAAATCGAAGAAGGCTACAACCAATTATTAGCTGACGATTATGTGTTCCCTGAACAAAACTTTGCTGAAGAAATTCAACATGCGAAAAAACGTGTCGAGAATTCAATGGCTGATTTAGAGAAAACAGAGATTGCTGCAGTAGAGGTCGCAAATCGCGACACAGCAACGGCGATTGATGCATTATATGAAGTGATGGAACGTGAAATTGAAGCGAAGAAATATGTCGTAACCAATCAAAAAATTATTGACGATTATATTTCTCATTCCTTAAAAAATAACCGTCAATTAATGATTGAATTGGACCATGTATCACAAAGCTACACCTTAAACAACAACGAGCTAGGACGTAGTCGTGGTTTCCAAACGGAAATTGAAGAAATTATCCGCCGTCAAAAAGACTTGGAACCTCGAATGAAAGAACATACCGTTCCTTACTCTGAAATTCAAGCGTTCTATAAAGAATGCTATAAGATTTTAGATGATATTGAAAATCAACAATTAGAAATTGATGCTTCATTGAAAGAACTAAGAAAAGGCGAAAAAGTCGCCCAAGAAAAAGTCGACGAATACGAATTCCGTTTACGGAGTATCAAACGATATGTTGAAAAGCAACGATTACCAGGTTTGTCTGCTGATTACTTAGAATTTTTCTATGTGGCAACGGATCGAATTGAAGATTTAAGCCGAGCCTTAAATAAAATGCGCATTAACATGGATGAAATCAATCGTTTATGTGACTTATGCGAAGATGATTTAGAGTTATTAGATAAGAAAACAAAAGATTTAGTCAATGCAGCAGCTCTGACAGAACAAATGATGCAATATGCAAACCGCTATCGTCATACTCACGAGAACATCCGAGCGGCTTTAGATAAAAGCATGTATTTATTCTCGACAGAATTCCGTTATCAAGATGCATTAGATGAAATTGGAACGGCATTGGAAGCTGTTGAGCCAGGGGCGTTCAAACGAATCGAAGATTTTTATTTTAAAAATATCAATAACCCTAATTTAACAGCAATTTAATTAAACAATCACTAAACAGAGGTTTGTCGACAGACAAGCCTCTGTTTTTATGGCGTGGTGGTGACTTGAAGTGATACTTTAGAAAGTATATAATGGGAAAGAATTTTAAAAAAGAAGGGTGACAAATGATTTATTTTGATAATAGTGCAACTACACCGATTTACCCCCAGGCTTTAGATACATATGTAAAAACCAGTCAGCGGATTATTGGCAATCCGTCTAGCCTACATGACTTAGGCAGCCAAGCGAATCGGCTCTTACAACAAGCACGGAAGCAGATTGCGGAGCTAATCGATGTTTCAGCAAATGAAATCTATTTTACAAGTGGCGGAACTGAAGGAGATAACTGGGTTTTAAAAGGAACGGCAATCGAAAAACGAGAATTTGGTAATCATATTATTATTTCTGCAGTGGAACATCCAGCAGTTACAGAAACAGCGGAACAATTAGTCGAACTAGGTTTTGAACTTTCTTATGCGCCAGTGGATAAAGAAGGTCGTGTAAAAGTCGAGGAACTACAGAAATTAATTAGAAAAGAAACGATTTTGGTTTCTGTTATGGCAGTCAACAATGAAGTGGGAACGATTCAACCAATTAAAGAAATCAGCGAGGTTTTAGCGGAGTTTCCTAAAATTCATTTTCATGTAGACGCGGTTCAAGCAATTGGGAAAGTTAATTACTCAGAGTGGTTAACGGATCGGGTGGATTTTGCAACGTTTTCTGCACATAAATTTCATGGACCACGAGGTATTGGTTTTATGTATTGGAAACAAGGAAAACGTTTAGCGCCGCTTTTAACAGGAGGCGGGCAAGAAAACAACCAACGCAGTGGGACAGAAAACGTACCAGCAATTGTGGCAATGGCCAAAGCGTTACGCTTGCATTTAGAGAACGAACAACAACGGCCGCAACATGTGGCGACGTTACGGAGTTATTTATTAAAGGCGCTAGAAGAATTTCAAAATGTGACTGTTTTTTCACAAGATAATGAACATTTTGCGCCACACATTTTATGTTTTGCTTTGAAAGGGATTCGCGGCGAAGTGCTAGTCCATGCATTGGAAGAAAAACAGATTTATATTTCGACTACGAGTGCTTGTTCTAGCCGAAAAAAAATGGCTAGTAGCACCTTGTATGCCATGCATGTGCCTGGGGAATTGGCGACTTCCGCTGTGCGCATTAGTTTAGATGAAAGCAATACAATGGCAGAAATTGAACAGTTTATGATTGTTTTCAACCAACTTTATCAAAAATTTTCTCGTGTAAATTAATAAAAAAATAAGTCGGAGCCTAGAAATAGGCTCCGACTTATTTTTGCTCTCTTTATCGATTGAAGCGGTAGCCACTACCCCAGAGTGTTTCAATTGGAGAGTCAGAAAGATTGGCTTTTTTTAATTTTTCCCGAATCCGTTTAATATGAACAACGACAGTCGAAACCTCAGTATCTAAGGCATCAAACCCCCAGACACTTTCAAAAAGTTCTTCTTTATTCCACACACGGTTAGGATGTTCCATCAAGAAAACCAGCAATTTGTATTCTTTGCTTGTAAAAATAACTTCATTTTCTAAAACAAACACTTTGTGGGCGGCAGTGTCGACAGCGATTTCATTGATTTTTAGTAATTGTGGTGGTTGTTCTGCTTTGCTTAACAATTGATAACGGTTCATATGGGCTTTTGCTCGAGCGACTAATTCATTGGGACTAAACGGCTTGATTATATAATCATCCGCACCTAAGCCAAGCCCACGAATTTTATCAATATCTTCTTTTTTAGCCGAAACAATCATGATCGGCGTTTGCTTTTTTTTTCGAATTGCACGACAGATTTCAAAACCATCCATAGTTGGCAGCATCACATCTAAAATAATTAAATCAAAGGGCTCATTTAAAGCTGCTTCCAATCCTTTTTTTCCATCATGTTCAATTGTGACAGTCATATCGTTAATTTCTAAATAATCTTTTTGCAAATCAGCAATGCTTGGATCATCTTCAATAATTAATACATGTGGTTTCATTTTTCATCCTCCAACAACGGCAACGTAATTATCACGTTGGTGCCGTCTCCTTTTTTACTTGTGACAGTGATTGTTCCCTGATGATAGTCAATAATTTGTTTGACAATACTTAATCCCAAGCCGCTTCCTTTAACTGTTGGGGTTCGAGATTTGTCTACACGATAGAAGCGTTCGAATAAATAAGGTAATTCTTTTTTATCGATACCAATGCCGTTATCTGTAATGGTTAAAACTAAG from Enterococcus faecalis includes the following:
- a CDS encoding response regulator transcription factor gives rise to the protein MKPHVLIIEDDPSIADLQKDYLEINDMTVTIEHDGKKGLEAALNEPFDLIILDVMLPTMDGFEICRAIRKKKQTPIMIVSAKKEDIDKIRGLGLGADDYIIKPFSPNELVARAKAHMNRYQLLSKAEQPPQLLKINEIAVDTAAHKVFVLENEVIFTSKEYKLLVFLMEHPNRVWNKEELFESVWGFDALDTEVSTVVVHIKRIREKLKKANLSDSPIETLWGSGYRFNR
- a CDS encoding HAD family hydrolase, producing MTESKTAIIFDMDGVLVDSEAYYYERRKAFLAEFDLTIEGLTLPELVGADMRSLWQKIEQVNKKELDIAFLNEQYIAYKKAHPIDYLAVLDENAKRVLQFLKRQGYKIGLASSSTKDAIEEVLTVGQLSSYFDAVVSGEDFEESKPAPDIYLHTLQELAVAPQECIAIEDSEKGIASAKEAGLEVWAMRDEHFGMDQSQADAFLTQLSDICKKISENRIDESSESTPS
- the ezrA gene encoding septation ring formation regulator EzrA; this translates as MKNNWIIILVLVIVIIAAVLYLIGYFMRKKNQEQLDELEVRKEALFDLPVFEEIDDIKKMHLVGQSQNSFREWNQRWVELSTRSFAELESQIYEVENQNEIFRFMKAKKAVVEANETMTEMEAEVEVIRNGLKELRESEERNSLEVQKALDVYEELSKSLKDDKASFGPAYSEIQKQLRNVEIEFTQFVTLNTSGDPIEAREVLEDAERHTYELEDLMKRIPPMYEELNETFPDQLKEIEEGYNQLLADDYVFPEQNFAEEIQHAKKRVENSMADLEKTEIAAVEVANRDTATAIDALYEVMEREIEAKKYVVTNQKIIDDYISHSLKNNRQLMIELDHVSQSYTLNNNELGRSRGFQTEIEEIIRRQKDLEPRMKEHTVPYSEIQAFYKECYKILDDIENQQLEIDASLKELRKGEKVAQEKVDEYEFRLRSIKRYVEKQRLPGLSADYLEFFYVATDRIEDLSRALNKMRINMDEINRLCDLCEDDLELLDKKTKDLVNAAALTEQMMQYANRYRHTHENIRAALDKSMYLFSTEFRYQDALDEIGTALEAVEPGAFKRIEDFYFKNINNPNLTAI
- a CDS encoding aspartate kinase; translation: MNVVKFGGSSLASAPQLQKVLQIVKEEPRRTFVVVSAPGKRTPQDIKVTDLLIQYYQRYLNNEDIESTISAIIRRYEDLFDELHLDKAVLADIAISIRQLATLPKENNTFLFDYFLASGEDNNAKVVASFFKQNGLDARYISPKELGLLVTPEPGNARILPKALEKISVYRETQQILVIPGFFGYTEAGEICTFSRGGSDITGSIVAAGVQADLYENFTDVDGIYVAHPGIIEQPQTIQELTYREMRELAYAGFAVLHDEALMPAYRANIPVVIKNTNNPHHPGTLITTSRKVKHAPVVGIASDQGFASIYISKYLMNRELGFGRRLLEVLEKLALSYEHMPSGIDDITIVLREDQLTTEIENRLMAQLQEVLAPDELRITHHLSMIMIVGEGMRQRIGVTAESTMALAKEKINLEMINQGSSEVSIMFGIKKEQEEKAIKALYRTFFHD
- a CDS encoding cysteine desulfurase family protein, with product MIYFDNSATTPIYPQALDTYVKTSQRIIGNPSSLHDLGSQANRLLQQARKQIAELIDVSANEIYFTSGGTEGDNWVLKGTAIEKREFGNHIIISAVEHPAVTETAEQLVELGFELSYAPVDKEGRVKVEELQKLIRKETILVSVMAVNNEVGTIQPIKEISEVLAEFPKIHFHVDAVQAIGKVNYSEWLTDRVDFATFSAHKFHGPRGIGFMYWKQGKRLAPLLTGGGQENNQRSGTENVPAIVAMAKALRLHLENEQQRPQHVATLRSYLLKALEEFQNVTVFSQDNEHFAPHILCFALKGIRGEVLVHALEEKQIYISTTSACSSRKKMASSTLYAMHVPGELATSAVRISLDESNTMAEIEQFMIVFNQLYQKFSRVN
- a CDS encoding haloacid dehalogenase — its product is MSEKQSPYEMACAFHEVFNPHQPEQPTAFSPELASRRAEFKVEELVEFLYSAADNDQVLFQQLVNGLKKSVDKAEQKVLAKGKPVSDPLVEEVDALVDLLYFTYGSFCLMGVNPTKIIEIVHQANMGKLFPDGQPHYDPETNKVLKPENWEQDFAPEAKIKAEIQRQLKITETNEKDE